The following nucleotide sequence is from Nesterenkonia xinjiangensis.
CTCGGAGTAGTACTCCACAAACAGGGACTCCGCGAGCTCCTGGCGCTCAGCCTCCGGCATGAGCAGATCAAGCTGCGGATGGTGAGAGGTCCAGACCCCGTAGCCGACCGCCACGGCGATGAACGCCGCGCCCAGGATCAGGGTCAGCCAGCGGATCCGATAGAACGCCGCCGGCAGCGATTGCGCGAAGAAGTAGGCGATACCTTCGAAGACGTTGCCTCCGGAGCCTGTCAGCTGGGTGCGGGCCCGGCCCAGCCGGGCGGAGAGGCCCGCTGCGAGCGAGCCGCCGGGCTCCACAGCCTGGACCATGGACAGATGCGTGGAGGTGCGCTCATAGAGCCGCAGCAGCTCATCAGCCTCCCCCGCACTCAGGCGGCGGCGGTCGGAGAGCACCGCCAGGCGGTCCCACTCCGACTGATGCACGGCGACGAAGGCATCGATGTCCACAGCATCGAGACTATCGGACCACCACAACTCCTCGTCAGCGGGGCCCGACTTCCACCCTCGTCTCGGGAAACATGACGTCCAGAACAGCGCCGGCCGCATCTCGCGGCGTTCCGGCCCAGGGAAAGTGGTGTCCCTGGATCTGCGGACTCGCGTTGATCTCGATGACGTTCATCTCGCCGCTGTGCCGCTCGACAGCCACGTCGAACCCAGCGCATCTCAACCCTGGCACAGCCTGCACACTGCGGGACACGAGCTCCCGGACCTGTCCCTTCAGCTCATCCGTGACATCGACGGCATCGCCGCCAGTGGCCAAGTTGGCTGATTCGCGGATCTGCACGTCCTCTCCTGATGCCGGAACGCTGTCCAGGGTGCGACCCTGGGAGACCAGGAATCCGCGGGCGACTCCATCCAACGAAATCTTCTTATGGGCGATGCTCCGATCGGCGTTCTTCCGCTCCACGAGTTCAGCGATCGTTGAGACGCCGTCACCCTGCACGTTGGCCGGTCGACGGCAGGTGATGGCGATGACGTCACCATCGACGACGAAAACTCGGTGGTCCCGCCCGGAGACCTGCTTCTCCACCAGGACGCTCTGGTGCCGGGCGGCCAGATCCCGGAACACCTGAGCAAGGGCCCCGCATCTCTGACACCCATGTGGACATCATTTCCCTGGCGGGCGTCCACAGGCTTGATCACCACCGGCGCGATCGACCGGGCCCAAGCCCATGCCCGGTCAGCGTCTCCGACATCAAAGACACAGTTCTCCGGACATCCGACCCCTGCGTTGCGCAAGAGCCGACTGAGGACGTCCTTCTGCGACACGCACCGTCGCGCCAGGCTGGAGTTCAACCCTGAATTACCTGCGTACCACCGATGCTCCGTGGCGCCGTGGCGCAGGTAGATGCTCTTTCTGTCTGGCTTGCCGAAAACCTCGATGCCACGTGCGATCGCCGACGCCACCATCACCACGTTGTTCCAGGCCGACGGGTTGAAACCCTGCTGCTCCATGATGTGTTGCGCAGCTTGATAGTCGGGTGAAGCCACGATCAGCCTCCTGATGTCATCGACAAACCTGGCACGAGACCGTGCATAGACTCTGCGACAGGGACCGGACGAACTTCTGATCCGACATTGACGCTAGGCACCCGACCTGATGGCTGCCTTTATGGCAGGTGGAAGCACCCTGCCCGAGCCGAAGAAGAGTGAACGGCGAAGATCGCTTCAGTACAGTGGACCCATGCGCACCGTGATCACCGGCGAGGCCGTCCAGCTTGAGCTTCCCGCGGCCTCCGTGGTGGTGCGTGGCACGTCGCTGCTGATCGATCTCGCCCTGTACGTGCTGATCTACATCGGCATCCAGCTGCTCTTCGGCTACTACTCGGGCCAGATCCTCCAGACCATGGACCCCGCCATGTACGCGGCCTTCAGCCTCAGCACCCTGGTCTTGTGCTTCGTGATCCTGCCCATCGTCATCGAGACGCTCTCCCGGGGGCGCTCGCTGGGCCGGCTCATCATGGGGGTCCGCATCGTCCGCGACGACGGCGGCACCGTCCGCATGCGCCACGCCCTGATCCGCGGCCTGGTCGGCTTTCCGGAGATCTTCATCACCCTGGGGGTGCTGCCGCTGTTCTGCGGCATGCTCAACGCCCGCGGCAAACGGCTGGGCGACATGGCCGCCGGCACCTACGGGATCCTGGTCCGCCAGCCGAAGGTCAGGCCGATGATGCTGCCGGTGCCGCAGCACCTGACCTCCTGGACCCAGATCGCGGACCTGGGCCGAATCCCCGACCGTCTCGCGCTGCGCCTCTCCCGGCTGCTGCGCCGGATGGAGACAACCGGCCGAGGCGACAACATCGCCGTGCTGCACCGCACCGCCGAACAGCTCGCTGAAGAGCTGCGTCCGCATATCTCCCCTCCTCCGCCACCGGCGACCTCCCTGGAGTTCCTCACCGCCGTGATGGCCGAGCGGCGCAACCGCGAGTACCGCCGGATGCGCCGACAGCAGGACCGCACCGCAGAGCTCGGACGGCGGCTGCACACCCTGCCCTACTCCTGAGTGACCTGACGGCGGAAAGGTTTGCCCACCACGGTGCTCCACCACTCATCCTTCTCGATCCAGTCACCACGAAGCCGATCTCTGCTGAGGGCTTGCCAGCATCATCGGTCAAGCTCCCAGACCTGGCGGGATGGGTTCCAGTGAGCCCCATCGGCGCTGCGATCCAGCACCGGCTCTGCAAAGCCCAGATAGCGGGCGAAGAGCTCTGCGAAGCGCTCAGGAGTCGTCGAGTGAAGCCGTTGTTTGCGCCGCCAGATCTCCCATTTCCTCTGCGCCAGCTCCGGCATTGTCACTGACAGGGGATGAAGGGACTGAAGCACGACCTGCCGGTGGTGCGCGACGACGTCGATGGCGGCCCGCTGCTCGGAATAGTCGATGTACCGTGAACTCGTCAGCGCGACGACGTCGACGAAATCCCGCCAGCGGGTGTTCTGCTCGCCCCGATCGAGAGCCGTGACGATCTTCTCCGCAAGCACCATATGATCTGGGTACCCCCGCAGCCGCAGTGTCCCGCCCAGCAGAAGCGGAATCGTCGCGTCGGTGGGCGCGGGCCAGATGGGATCGCCGAAGTTCACATCGACGTGCAACGGTATGCGTGCCTGGGCCAGGCGTGCGAGGACTTTGACGCGAACGCCGGTGTACTCAGCGTGATCCCGGATCGCTTCACTCGTCAGGGAGCCGGACTCGAAGGAAAGCCCATCGTCTGCGGGCCTGGCGATGACGGCACGAATGCGCTCTTCGACTTCAGTGACGTTGTTCGGGAATCCTGCTGTGGCGAGGTCGATGTCCCGAGTAGGGCGGCGTGCGGCGAAAGCGGCCATCAGCACGCCGCCCTTGAGCACGAAGTCCGAGGCCAGGTCCGAGGCGGCAAGTCGGACGAGAAATCCTTCGAGCCCGTACAAGGTGAAGTACTCGGCCGGATCACGGCCGTCTCGACGTGCGAGGTTTCGAAGATCGTTGTACACCTGCCCTTCGCGGGTGTCCCGAGTGGGCCCCGGCGTCACAGCAGCACCTCGAGCGCAAGACGCAGCTGCGCGTGAGCCTTGGGGAAATGCGCGCTCACCGACAGCAGCGCTGCCGGAGAAGAGCTGCTGCGGCGCAACCACCGCCGAAGCGCTTCGTAGGCCACGTCACTGCCTTCACGATGCCTGAGGCGGAAGCAATCGACGATCGTACGCTCGGCGGAGTAGATGCCGACGGTCACACCACCGGTGATCTCTGTGGTTTCTCGACCGAGGGAGAAAGTTTTCGCGTCGAAGCTATGCCAGATCACATGGTCGAATCCCGCAGGCTGACGAGTACCGCGAGGGATGGCTATGTCACTGCCGAAGGGAATCGAGTCAGTCAGATCATGATGAGTCAGCGCGCTGGTGAGGCACATGGCGGCCTCCGGTCGCACCGTTGCCACCGCGGCCAAGGAGGCGAAGAACGGGTCGATTGAGTCCGGCCGCAGATAGACGCCGCGGCCGATCCGCTCGATCTCCCCTGCTGCGATGAGGTCGTACACCTGATCCTTGCGCAGGCCCGTTGCTCGTGCCTGTTCGAGAGTGAACACTGGTGCCAGGTCGATCACGGCCATCGCACCCTCCTAACTGTTTACACATATAGCGTATCTGTTGACGGTTAGGAAAAGAAGCTGGAGCACTCCGCTGCGACTCGGCCGTCGGTTGCACACGCTTCCGCACTGCTGAGCGACCTGACTCCTGAGTGACCTGAGGTGACGCCACCGGGGCCTTGCGTCAGCGCCCCGCGATAGGCTGTGATTCATGCCCAGTGCGCCCCAGACGAACGTCATCTCCCCCGACGTCCTCGAGATCCTGCGCTGTCCTGTCACGGCTTCCGCGCTGCGCCAGGACGGCGACTTCCTGGTCTCCGTCAGCGATGACACCATCCGCTATCCCATCGAGCACGGCGTGCCGCGGCTGCTGGCCGACGCCGCCTCCCGCGACACTCCCGAGGAGACCCCCACCCCATGAGCTTCGACCACAAGATCGCCGACATCTCCCTGCATGAGGCCGGCCGGCACCAGATCCGCCTCGCCGAACACGAGATGCCCGGCCTGATGGCGCTGCGCGAGGAGTACGGCGAGTCCCAGCCGCTGGCCGGGGCCCGCATCGCCGGCTCCCTGCACATGACCGTGCAGACCGCCGTGCTGATCGAGACCCTCACCGCACTGGGCGCCGAGGTCCGCTGGGCCTCCTGCAACATCTTCTCCACCCAGGACGAGGCCGCGGCCGCCGTCGTCGTCGGCACCGGCACGCCGGAGGACCCGCAGGGCGTGCCGGTCTTCGCCTGGAAGAACGAGACGCTGGAGGAGTACTGGTGGACCGCCTCGCAGATCTTCGCCTGGCCCGGCGTGGATGAGGACCCCACCAAGGGCGCCAACATCATCCTCGACGACGGCGGCGACGCCACCATGCTGGTCCACAAGGGCGTGGAGTTCGAGGCCGCCGGTGCCGTCCCCTCGGCAGGTGAAGAGGACCCGGAGGAGTACCGCATCGTCCTGGAGACCCTTCGCAAGTCCCTGGGCGAGAACCCGCAGCGGTGGACCGGAGTGGCACAGAACCTGCTCGGCGTCACCGAGGAGACCACCACCGGTGTAAACCGGCTCTACCAGCTGGCCCGCGAGGACTCGCTGCTGTTCCCAGCGATCAACGTCAACGACTCGGTCACCAAGTCCAAGTTCGACAACAAGTACGGCATCCGCCACTCGCTGCCCGACGGCATCATGCGCGCCACCGATGTGCTCATCGGTGGCAAGGTCGCCGTCGTGTGCGGCTACGGCGACGTCGGCAAGGGTGCTGCGGAGGCGCTGCGCGGGCAGGGTGCGCGCGTGATCATCACCGAGATCGACCCCATCATCGCCCTGCAGGCCGCGATGGACGGGTACCAGGTGGCCACCTTGGACGAGGTCATCGACCAGGGCGACATCTTCATCACCACTACCGGCGGTAAGGACATCATCTCCGCCGCGGACATGCAGAAGATGAAGAACAAGGCCATCGTGGGCAATGTGGGCCACTTCGACAACGAGATCGACATCGCTGGCCTGGCCGCGATCCCCGGCGTGGAAAAGATCGAGATCAAGCCCCAGGTCCACGAGTGGGTGTTCCCCGACAGCAAGGGGAAATCCATCATCGTGCTCTCAGAGGGTCGCCTGCTGAACCTGGGCAACGCCACCGGCCACCCCAGCTTCGTGATGAGCGCGAGCTTCGCCAACCAGGTGATCGCCCAGATCGAGATCTTCGCGAAGTCCCACAAGACCCACGCCGGCGAGGACGTGTACCAGAACGCGGTGTACACGCTGCCGAAGGTCCTCGATGAGAAGGTCGCCAGGCTGCACCTGCCGGCCCTGGGCGTGAAGCTCACCGAACTGAGCAAGGACCAGGCCGACTATCTCGGCCTCGATGTCGCCGGCCCGTACAAGCCGGAGCACTACCGCTACTGAGCCACACTCAGGCCCACGGCACAGGGCCCGTTCCGAGCACACCATCAGGGTGATCGGGACGGGCCCTGTGCCGTCTGCAGGAGCGGCGCCCAGCACCCCAGCGCTGCAGACAGCTGTTTCCTTCTGCGTCGCAAACCCGCCAGGATTGGGTCGACGAACATGCCCACACAAAGAGCTGCCCCCGCGGTTCATAGGAGAACCACGGAGGCGGCTCCCGATGGGTCACAAGACCTCCTACATCGGTCAGGCCCGGACTCTGCTCCGACGGATCAGCGCCAGGCCCAGTGACAGGGCTGCTGCCGCAGCTGCAGCCATCAGGACAAAGCCAGAGGCACCTGTGGAAGCTAGATAGTCGCCTCCGGTGCCGTCTTCGGTGCCGTCTTCGGTACCGTCTTCGGTCACACCGTCTTCAGAACCGTCCTCGGTGCCATCCTCAGTCACACCGTCCTCGGTGCCGTCCTCAGTCACACCGTCTTCGGTGCCGTCCTCGGTGCCCTCCTCGGTACCCTCCTCGGTGCCACCGTCCTCGGTGCCATCCTCAGTCACACCGTCCTCGGTGCCGTCTTCGGTGCCCTCTTCGGTACCGTCCTCAGTCACACCGTCCTCAGTCACACCGTCCTCAGTCACACCGTCTTCAGTACCGTCCTCGGTGCCATCTTCGGTGCCACCGTCTTCGGTGCCATCCTCGGTACCGTCCTCGGTGCCATCCTCGGTGCCGTCCTCGGTGCCATCCTCGGTGCCATCCTCAGTCACACCGTCTTCGGTGCCATCCTCGGTGCCGTCCTCGGTGCCATCCTCGGTGCCATCCTCAGTCACACCGTCTTCAGTGCCATCCTCGGTGCCGTCCTCGGTGCCATCCTCGGTGCCATCCTCAGTCACACCGTCTTCAGTGCCATCCTCGGTGCCATCCTCAGTCACACCGTCCTCAGTCACACCGTCTTCAGTACCGTCCTCGGTGCCATCTTCGGTGCCACCGTCTTCGGTGCCATCCTCGGTACCGTCCTCGGTACCGTCCTCGGTGCCATCCTCGGTGCCGTCCTCGGTGCCGTCCTCGGTGCCACCGTCTTCAGTGCCATCCTCAGTCACACCGTCTTCAGTGCCATCCTCGGTGCCGTCCTCGGTGCCATCCTCGGTGCCATCCTCAGTCACACCGTCTTCAGTACCGTCCTCGGTGCCATCTTCGGTGCCACCGTCTTCGGTGCCATCCTCGGTACCGTCCTCGGTACCGTCCTCGGTGCCATCCTCGGTGCCGTCCTCGGTGCCGTCCTCGGTGCCGTCCTCGGTGCCACCGTCTTCAGTGCCATCCTCAGTCACACCGTCTTCAGTACCGTCTTCGGTGCCGTCTTCGGTGCCGTCTTCGGTACCGTCCTCGGTGCCACCGTCCTCGGTGCCATCCTCAGTCACACCGTCTTCAGTACCGTCTTCGGTGCCGTCTTCGGTGCCGTCTTCGGTGCCCTCTTCGGTGCCATCCTCGGTACCCTCCTCGGTGCCACCGTCCTCGGTGCCATCCTCAGTCACACCGTCTTCAGTACCGTCCTCGGTGCCATCTTCGGTCACACCGTCTTCGGTGCCCTCTTCGGTACCGTCCTCGGTACCGTCCTCGGTGCCATCCTCAGTCACACCGTCTTCGGTGCCACCGTCTTCGGTCACACCGTCTTCGGTGCCACCGTCTTCAGTGCCACCGTCTTCAGTGCCATCCTCAGTGCCATCCTCGGTGCCATCCTCAGTCACACCGTCTTCGGTGCCGTCTTCGGTGCCGTCTTCGGTGCCGTCCTCGGTGCCGTCCTCGGTCTCCACCGGAAGTTCATGCACATCATCGTCTGTCACCGGGTCGCCCTCACTCGGTGGGACGCCCTCCACACTCACGTGGTTGTCGATGAATCCGGTGTCCGCATCTGTATCCGTCGCCGTGTATGTCGCCCACGCGTTCACTGACTCGCCAGGCGCCAGCACGTGGGCCTCCCCCGGCCACTCGCCGTACTCGATCTCAGAGATCCCCTCCAGAGCATCGGTCAGCTGGATATCGCGCAGCGTCAGCACACCGGTGTTGGTGACGGTGAACTCATAACGGACATCGTCTCCCGCGTAACCAGGATCGCCCTCCACGAACAGTCCGTCTTTCTCGACCGAGATCCCGGCGCACTGTTTGTCGATCTGACCGATGAGGGCATTGCGCAGACGTGCGAAGTCCACCTCGAGGTAGTCATCCCCGAACTGTGGGCCCGTCACCTGCGGCATGTGCTCATGGAACAGCCCGTACTCGGAATGCGTCAGGTTGTCGACGACGCCGACTCCGATGACGCGAGACCCGGCCTCCTTGACCTGATTGGCGCTCCGGACGGCCGCGTCGATCGTGGCCTGATCAGTGGCGTTGCCGAGCCCTCTGGGCGGCACTCCCCGCTGGGTCGGGTTGCCGTCAGTGACGAACAGAACCGCGTCGTAGGACTCGCTGGAGCCGCTCAGCTCTTGGAACGCCCGGTCCCAGTTGGTGCCTCCTTGCATGGTGGCGGGCCGTTGTATACCGGTCACATGCTGGTCGATAGTCTCCAGCCCGGCACCTGACGTGGCGGTCAGCTCCAGCGGAAGGTTCGACGCCTGGGAGGTGGCCGGTGCGTAGGACGCCCAGTTGTGGAATGCCAGCCGGACCGGGTACTCCTCGAGTGACTGGGCGAACTCCACCAGGCCTGAACGCAACGTGGTGAGCTGCTGGTCATTGATGGAGTTCGACAGGTCGATGCTGACTGCCACGTCCAGCTCACACTGATCTGCCAGGGCAGGATTCGGAGCAGGTGTCACAGTGGATTGGACGGCGGAAGCCGGCGTCGCCACGGTCAGCGTCGCGCCGAATGCGAGGGACAGTGCTCCGGCGAGGGCTTCCACCCTGCGTGCGGTCCCACGTGACTTCGGCGGGGCGCTGGCCTGTCCTCCAGGACCTGGCCACGACGGCGAGTGATTCTTCGGGTTCACATCATCTCCTAGGTATGGGTGTCGAACGGGTGTTTACGGCTCATCGAGCCGAAGCACCAGGCGTGCAGCCTGGTGTGTTCAAGTGATGCAGCAGCGCGCCATGGAGCACGGAGAATGACCTCTCTGCCAGATCCTCGAGCCCTGCGCCCGAGACGGTCCCCGTCGTCCCGCTGTGCGCCAGCTGATTCCTCAGGGATACGAGCTCCGCGGCCCATGTCGATCTCCCCTGCGGAAGCAGCACGTCCTGGTTCTGCACCTCTGGACAGGAGCGGAACCGTTCTGCCGCCTCCGCCAGATCCGTCAGCTTGTGCCTCATGGGCGTGTCCTTGCGCTGGCGGGGGCTCTTCCCGGTGCTCGCCGCCCAGAGCGATTCGAGTGTCGAGAGCAGCAGGACCAGTCGCCCCTCGGGACTCATTCCTCCGCTGCGGAGCACATCGCCGATGAGCCGCCGCGTGGCGGGTCTCGTCCTGCGGAACATGAACCATGCGGGGACAAGATGAAGAAACTCCGGCATCACGTGTGCTGAGGTCGACGGCGGCGACCAGACACCGCCGGCAGACGAGGGATCGCCGCCGGGTACCGTTCCATTCGCTGCTGAGGCCTCCCCTGACTGCTGGGCATTCTGCCGACGTCGAGTCTCCGACTTTCCGCGCTCGTGCGGAGTTCCGCCCACGAGCAGCGCCAGTTCGTACAGCAGCTGGCCCACAGCCCGCGCGGAGGCATGACTCATCGACCTTGGTGCCGTGAGAGAGACCGAGATCTCGAAGAACGGGGACAACACCGCACTCGACTGCGGTGGATGCACAGTGATGGTGACCGTCCGGTCACGTCTGGGCGCCGCATCTGCAGCGCCGTCGGAGACGGTGACGGTCCCAGATGACCATGGCGTGAGAGTCGCGGAATCGGCGGATGGCCCGTGTGCGAGGAACCTGATGCTGGTGGGGTCCAGGGCCGTGAACATCGAGGGCCTGGTGACTGAACGGCTCGCTGGATCGACCGGCGGATGCGGTCACCTGGGTGTCCGCATCCGCCGAAAGCATCAGCGACGCTTCGTCAGGAATCCCCAGACAAAGGAGAACACCAGGGCGCCGATCACGGCGATGCCCAAGGAACCCCACGACCAGGGGTCACTGAGCACATCCCCGACACCCTTGCCGCCGAACAGGCCGAACAGGATCCCTCCGACGATGGCGCCGACGATCCCGAGCAGCATGGCGCCGATCCAGCCGCCGCCCTGCTTCCCGGGGAGGATGAGACGTGCCAGGGCGCCGGCGATCAGGCCGACGACGATCCAACCGATGATGGTCATGAACAATGCCAACTTTCTTCAGGTGAGAGGTGATGATCAACGGGCCGCGGCGTGTTCGCCGCCGGTCCGCACTGTCTCCGCATCATGTGATGGGAAGGGGACGGTGGCTGTGGAGGATGAGCGGGTGCGCAGCACCGGGTCGAGCACTACGGTGACCGATCCGAGGCGGGCCTCCAGGGACCGCGACAGATCACCGCAGACGTCGATCGTCAGGCGACGGAGCGCCTCTTGGAGGTCACCGCGCTCATCGACCTCCGCGACAAGCAGAACCTCCGGTCGGCGGGCCCGTCCGCCGATGTGCGCGCTGACGCCGACCACGTCGGGAATCTCCTCGGCCGCCTCTTCCACAGCGGAGGTGAGCACCTTGGACGGCAGAACAGTCACCCCGGTCCGTCCGTCCTGCTGCAGCTGAAAGTCAGGGCGCCGAGCCGGGCGGGGGAATCCGCGGACCAGCCAGGTCAGGACAAGGACTGCCACCAGGATGCTCAGCCCCAGAACCAGGGCGGGAAGCCATGTCAGGCCTGCCACCGCCTCGTCGAGCGTCTGATCCGTACCGGCGAGCTCGATGCCCTCAGGCAGCTGACGCTGCCACTGATCGGCCAGCCCGGTGCCCAGCAGCACCAGCAGTCCTCCGGCCACCACCGAGACCAGCCCGATGCCTGCCAGCCATGTGCGGTTTCGAGCATGCGAACGGGCGATCATGAGGTACCTCCGCTCCGCACGTGGACGCGCACCCGGTGCTGTCCTCGGGGGTGCAGGGCCAGAACTCTGCGGTCGATCCGCTCCTGGATCTCCCGGCGGGTCTCCACCAGGTCCGCCGCGACCGAACGTGCGTCCACCGAGATGCGGCGGCCCGTACAACGAGCTCCTACGCTGGTCACTCCGTCGGTGCGCCTCGCCTCACCCTCCGCCAGACGTCCCAGACCTCGCGAGGTCACGAAGCACGTGAGGTCCCCGACGTGGTCAGCAGATGTCCCAGAGGACGGGGCGATTCCGTGGACGACCGGTCGGCCCGGCCAGATCGCGGCACAGAGAACCAGGACCCCAACCAGCAGGAGCAATGCTCCGAGCGTCAGGACGACGGGGGATCCCCAGCTGAGTGTGCCAGCGGTCTCCAACGGCGGCACGCTCTCCCCTGCCAGCAGCAGCGCCGAGACCCATCCGGTCAGGCCTGCCACCACCAGGAGCACGATTCCCACGATCCACGCCGCGATGACCCGCTGAGGTCTGCGCCTGATCACCTGGTCTCGTCTCATGCGAGTCTCCTTCCCTCGGTGCCGTCCCGGGAGCCCAACCGTCCGGGAGAGCCCATCCGTTCGATCTGCAGATCCACCCGGCGCACCGGGATGCCGGTGAGCAGCTCGACACGGTCGGAGAGGTGCCGCCGTGCCGATTCGGTGACCTCGCGCACCGGCACCGGGTACGGAAGCGCCAGACGCACCTCGAGCGCAGCTGTGCCTCCGGAGAGGGTCGCCTCGACTCTGGGACGGGTGTTCCTGTCCACGCGCCGGAGGCCGAGAGGGCCCCGCCCGGCGGCCCAGACCTCCGGAAGCTCCGAGGCGGCCTGGGCGGCCGACTTCGCCACCACAGACTCGTGAATCACCAGGCTGCCGCCGACGCCTGCTGGGGCACTCATCGCCGGGCCCTCTCGCGGGAGAGCAGCCTGGTGAGATCCAGCCGTCCATCGACGACCGCTCCGACTGTGAGCCCGAGCGCTCCGAAGAACGCCACTCCCAGCATGGCCAGGAAGCTCCCGAAGACAGCGACGAGTCCCAGGACGAGACCGACAAAGAGTCCTGCGATGGTCGTATTCATGGTGCGCTCCTCTCGAACAGTTCGACGATCAGGCCAGGTCGTGGTCGTCGCCCTCGTCGTCGTCCTCCGGGAGGTGCACGTCAGCGACAGTGATGTTGACCTCCACCACCTTCAGTCCGGTGCCGTGCTCGACAGACCGGATGACGTTGCGGCGGATGTTCTCCGCGACCTCCACGACCGCGGCGCCGTACTCGACGATGACGGTGAGGTCGACAGCGGTCTCCTTCTCGCCCTTCTCCACGGAGACACCACCGCTGACCTGGGTCTTGGATCCCGGGATGCGCTCGGAGATCGCGTCGAAGGTGCGTCGTGCGACGTTGCCCATGGCATACACTCCGGGGATCTCACGTGCGGCGATCCCGGCGAGCTTCTGCACCACCGTCTCCTCGACCGTGGTGGTGCCGTAGGCGGTGACCAGAGGGCTGTCTGCGGGACGCCCGTCGTTCGGAGCCTGTACGGCCTTGCCCGTGCTGGTACCCGCGCTGCTCTGCGCGACGGCGGACGGGGTGGCGGTCTGACGGTTCTCAGCCATGATGTTCTCCTTCTGATTCACCCCCACGGGCCTTCCCGTGAGGTGTTGACATCAGTGATGACGATGACCGTTCGGTAACCTCACGCTCGATCTGAGAACTTTTTCGAGAATCTCTTCCCCCGTCCGGACCCCGCGCCGGATGTACCATGAGCCCATGAGGAGCAGTCATGCCTCGCGGCCACCGGCCTCACGTGACGTGGGGACCGCCGTCGCGCGGGCTCAGGATGGCGATGTCCAGGCCTTCGAACAGCTGCTGGACATGTACGAGGCGCCGTTGCTGCGCCTGGCGGTCCGCATGCTCCGGGACCGCTCCGAGGCCGAAGACATCGTGCAGGACACCTTCTTGACCGTGTGGAGGAGATTGCACACGCTGGAGGATGTCGAGAAGTTCAAGACCTGGATCTATCGACTGACCAGCAATGCCTGCATCGACGTGATCCGTCGCCGGGAACGGCAGCGCACGACGGCGACGGACCCGTCCGACCTCGTGACCGTGGTGTCGTCGGAGTCATCGCTG
It contains:
- a CDS encoding RNA polymerase sigma factor, whose protein sequence is MRSSHASRPPASRDVGTAVARAQDGDVQAFEQLLDMYEAPLLRLAVRMLRDRSEAEDIVQDTFLTVWRRLHTLEDVEKFKTWIYRLTSNACIDVIRRRERQRTTATDPSDLVTVVSSESSLEDATERGEALRHLESVLVTLPAEQRLAWLLFEIEGQSYAEIAAVMDSTEGSVRGRIYRARAAIVRGMEGWA